In the genome of Planococcus donghaensis, the window CTTGTGTTTTAACGAAAAGAGTGCCGCGCATTTACTTAAGGGGAGCGGAGTTTTCGGATTTGTCTTTTCAGAAGTCTGATAAGATGTTAAGATAGGGTAGACTAAGACAGAAGAACGGGATTTTCGGAGGTGTCGGCTGTGTACGGTAAGTCAAAGACAAAAGAAGTGGTTGTGAAAATGCCAAAGCAATTTATTTCGGAGTTGACAACTCATTCAAATGAGCATGTTCAGGAAAGTGGAGATTATATTTACGTTTCCACAAACCGGGTGACCAAAAATCTATACGACTCATATCATATTCGGGAAGCGATGATCAAGGGCTACGTGGAGATGTCACAAATCAATCTATCGATTGCTTGTGAATGTTCTCACGCTGAGTACGAAGCGGAGCATACGACCGTGCGACTCGTAAGCGGAGGGTGACAACTTGATTGTAAAACGCGGAGATGTTTTTTTTGCGGAATTATCGCCAGTCGTCGGGTCTGAGCAAGGTGGGACCCGCCCGGTTCTGGTGATTCAAAACGATATAGGGAATCGGTTTAGTCCCACCGTCATTATTGCTGCAATAACGGCGCAAATTCAAAAAGCTAAATTACCGACTCATGTAGAAATCAATGCTAAGAAATATGGTTTTGAGCGTGATTCTGTTATTTTACTGGAACAACTACGAACAATTGACAAGTCAAGATTGACCGACAAAATTACTCAGCTTGACGACACCTTGATGGAAAAAGTGGATGAAGCATTGGAAATCAGCGTGGGCCTAGTGAAATTTTAAGCATACATACTTTTGTGGAGGCATCTTGAGAATTTTCTCGAGGTGTCTTTTTTATAGTTTGTTATGCTGACAAAAAAGATGTGAAAAAAACGAATTTCCGCTACAATAAAGAGTAGTAAACGAAAAAAGGGATACATAGTGCGACAGGGAGGGTTTTTAGTTAATATGAATAAACAGATGGCTCAATATATACAGGGCAATTTAACCGAGATTGTATCACGGTGGCAAGAAAAAATGAAAAATGAAAAAGAGGAACTTTCTTTTCGGATTATGCCTGAAGAGCTAATGAATCAAACAAGCTACGAATTTGCGGAATTGATGATTTCTAATTTGCTAGAAAGTCACCAAGCGTATGAAAGTCGGATAAATGATTTTGCTGAAAAAGTTGTTCGCCTCGGATGGTCGATTACATTTGTGACGAAGGCGATCGATTACTTTGCTGAAATCGTTTATGAAGATATGAGAAAAGAAGAAATTATTTATGATGGAAATCTTGCTGATTATATAGAAGAATTTTCAAAATGGATTATGCCTATTCGAGAAAGCACAATTCAAGCTTACTCTAAAACATGGGAACGTACGGTAAGTTTGCAAAAGATTGCGCTACAGGAATTGTCAGCATCCTTGATTCCTGTATTTGAAAAAGTATCCGTTATGCCGTTAGTTGGGACAATTGATACTGAACGTGCAAAACTGATTATGGAAAATTTGCTTGAAGGTGTCGTTAAACATAGAGCAGAAGTTGTTTTACTTGATATAACTGGCGTTCCTGTAGTAGATACAATGGTGGCTCATCACATTATCCAGGCGGCAGATGCTGTACGGTTAGTAGGAGCAAAATGTATGCTTGTCGGAATTCGACCGGAAATTGCTCAAACCATTGTTACGCTTGGCATAAACTTGAATGATTTTACAACAACAAGCACACTGCAACGCGGTGTAGAACAGGCATTAGCTTGGACGAATCGAAAAATTGTGGAGGTTGAAGACTGATGAATTTTAGAATTCCGATTTTAAAGTTAAGAGATACATTAATTGTTTCCATTCAGTGGGAACTTGACGATCAGACAGCTCTTCAATTCCAGGAAGATTTACTGACGAAGCTTCATGAAACAAGCGCGCGAGGTGTCGTAATTGATTTGACATCGATTGATTTTATCGATTCATTTATTGCAAAAGTTCTGGGAGACGTCATCAGCATGTCAAGCTTGATGGGGGCCAGAGTAGTTATTACCGGTATTCAGCCAGCAGTTGCTATCACTTTAATCGAGTTAGGAATTCGACTTGAAGATGTTATGACAGCGCTAGATTTAGAAAATGGTCTGGATAAACTTCAATTGGAATTGGAGGCTTAACCATGAGCGATGAGTCCTCGGTAGAAATTTTAACGGAATGGGATATTGTTGCTGCAAGACAACTCGGACGTAATGTCGCGAAAGAACTTGGTTTTGGCACAGTTGATCAGGCCCGTATTACAACGGCTATAAGCGAGCTTGCTCGTAATATATATTTATACGCTGGCAAAGGCAGAATCGAAATTCAGCAATTGACTGAAAATGGTCTTAAAGGAATTTTGATTATTGCAGCCGACAGCGGTCCAGGGATTTCCGATATTCGCCAAGTGATGGAAGATGGATTTACGACTTCAGGTGGATTAGGAGCAGGACTTCCT includes:
- a CDS encoding type II toxin-antitoxin system PemK/MazF family toxin, translating into MIVKRGDVFFAELSPVVGSEQGGTRPVLVIQNDIGNRFSPTVIIAAITAQIQKAKLPTHVEINAKKYGFERDSVILLEQLRTIDKSRLTDKITQLDDTLMEKVDEALEISVGLVKF
- a CDS encoding RsbT co-antagonist protein RsbRA, with translation MNKQMAQYIQGNLTEIVSRWQEKMKNEKEELSFRIMPEELMNQTSYEFAELMISNLLESHQAYESRINDFAEKVVRLGWSITFVTKAIDYFAEIVYEDMRKEEIIYDGNLADYIEEFSKWIMPIRESTIQAYSKTWERTVSLQKIALQELSASLIPVFEKVSVMPLVGTIDTERAKLIMENLLEGVVKHRAEVVLLDITGVPVVDTMVAHHIIQAADAVRLVGAKCMLVGIRPEIAQTIVTLGINLNDFTTTSTLQRGVEQALAWTNRKIVEVED
- a CDS encoding STAS domain-containing protein, whose product is MNFRIPILKLRDTLIVSIQWELDDQTALQFQEDLLTKLHETSARGVVIDLTSIDFIDSFIAKVLGDVISMSSLMGARVVITGIQPAVAITLIELGIRLEDVMTALDLENGLDKLQLELEA
- a CDS encoding anti-sigma regulatory factor, coding for MSDESSVEILTEWDIVAARQLGRNVAKELGFGTVDQARITTAISELARNIYLYAGKGRIEIQQLTENGLKGILIIAADSGPGISDIRQVMEDGFTTSGGLGAGLPGVKRLMDDFKIETIVGEGTDIRATKWLR